The window AATTCAATTTTGACTGTTGTTCGCTGTTTGAAATTAATTGCATTAGTGTTAATGAATATCTCTTTGCCTTTGTTCTTTATTTGTTCAGAAAACTAGCAACAAATAAAGAACAAAGGCAAGAAGATACCCATTAACACTAATGCAATTAATTTCAAACAGTGAACAACAACCAAAATTGAATTTCCTACCAATCTGCCATATTCCTGATAATATTAAACTTATCTGTTTGAAAAAGAGTTTAGTTCAGGAGCTTCTCCGGGATTCATAAACATTTGAAGAAAGATAGTAGGAAGTACTGTAAGAGTCAAATCTGACCCTTATGACTACCTCCAGAAAAACTCTCACATGCTTGTTCaagttatagtttttttttatttgccaGATGTTtactatttataaatatgcaaTAAGAAAGTGTCATTTTCTTTGGTACTAGTGGTTTTCACATCCGAACCTGAACTATAATCACttctttatattattgtttttcttgGACGTTGGGATAATAATTTGAAGTCAACATCCGAATTCCATATGTATATGGAGCAAATGCAACAAGTCTTGGAAAAAGCTGGGATGTCCTATCATGCGAAAGAGCAGGCTTATCAAAACTCGAGTATCCAACAACAAATGTTTCTTAGCGAGTTCGATCATCAGAATAACATGGTTCATAATTTGCACAAGGCGAAGATGGAGGAGCAACAAAGAAGACATATGGAGACTTCTAGGCTCAAACACGAACTATACATGACGAGAAATCTCTTAGATGGCTATGAAAAAGCTTTGAATGAGACAACTAAAGAATTCACCGAGTATAGAAAGAAATGCCCTTTGCATGAAGAACCAATTTACATGGATACAGGGTCTGGTGGTCCTGTTTTGAGCACGAGTGAACCGGAGAAGTTGCCTTTTAAAGAAGAGATGACACAATGTCACAACACTACAAAAAAAGAGAGTTTCAGGCACAAATTCTTAGGGACGATTATATTATATTGTCCTCTATTAACATTATTGAATTAGTAAAGAAGACATAATTTTGTATTGTCTCTAATACACTTTAATAGTATAATTGGGGACaatttgatattagtatatatttatattaattataatcaattaaatttattacttTTTAACATATTtcgaattaaatttttattttggaaaaCAATCTGTACTCTTTGGGGACCACGCAGCCAACCCTTCACCTACCTCATTTCCATGGCCGCCGTCTTCACCTCAAGAGCAAAACTCTCTGTAGAAATTAAGTTTTCATCTTTGGGTTATTCATTCTTTTCTTACTCTCTTTAAATCCACTGAAATTGAAACTGGTGTGAGAtgaaattctattattatttcatctttactctcttcttctctctattATTTCTTCATCAGCATCTTATTCTTCCTACCAAGCTGAGAAGGGTCAGCAATCTAGAAgccaatttatattttaattgaagCTGAGAGAATTAACCCCTAATTACTGGATGAGTTTATTGCCTAAGGAAGCACTTGACAATTCTGCCTTTTACTTAGATCTAGGGCGAAAATTGGAGACTATTTGTATACTCCAATCCATGACTCAGCTGGTAGATGGAGCTCAAGGTTTTCTTTctcaaagaaataataaaattggagagaACTGTGATTTCAGCGCTAGAATCCCTTGACAGGTAATTTGGTCCTCTATTCTAATGGAGTTTTGTATGCTCATATTagatttttgaaatttagtaATTTGATTTATTCTGTGATTTAAGTTTCCTAAGGGATAAAAACCAAATACTGATGAAAACGTGTATCATTTAACACGATCTTAAGCTGTGATTTGGAGGGTAAATTTGGCGCCACTTTTTTTGTGGAATAAAACCCACGTAATACAGACTCACTAAGTTTTGCTGTGCTATACCAACATTTTCTACAAGTCTGGTAGCGTTTTTGTTCTTTACACACTAGGTATTCCTTCTCTTTCtctgtcaattttttttttcaatatttatGGTTCATCTGTAGTTGGTTAACATTTGTTATTAGTTGGTTAACAATTGATTTTTATACTTATTTGTATGATTCACTTAAGAGTAATATGGAAAAAAAACAACAGGTGGAAATTTTGTATGCAGCTTGATTATTTTGCTTCGACGGAGTTTGGTGGTATGGGTTCAATTTTCAAATATCCTAATTGGTATTTGTTTAGTTAGCTAGACAAAACTAAATTATGAAATGGGAATTGGGAATTGGATTAAAAAAATTCCTGTGTTGGTCTTTGATTAAGCAATATTAGAATTTTTATGGCATATTTTGATGAAAACACAAGATTGAGTGCATCAAACTTGAGAAGTGGAATATTCCTGGAAACAAACCATGAGTATATTTAACTTCAAAGTGATTTTTGACTGTTCAGAGATGAATTTGATCACAAGAAAAATGCTTACATTTGTATATGTACAGAAAATATTGTCTTGAAAAAGATGAAATTTGATTATGAAAATGAGAATGTAGCCCATGAGTATGACTAATGGGAAAGGAAAAAGTAGTATTTATTATATGTGAGGGTATACGTAGTCATACATGTCAAGCTATACGTAGTCATACATGTcaaactataaatagagcattgaGGTCAATTCATTAGATATCATGGTTATCTGGATCTGGAGTTTACACGcacaaaaaaaggaaaaaaaaagatattacAATCTGGGAAAAGAGACAggtcaaaaaagaagaaatgaTGTCAGTTTCAATAGAAGCTCTGTTTTTTTCTCCTCTGTTGTTTGTTGTTCCCTTAGCTAATGTGTTTGATGTTTATATTCAGCACTTAGTCTTGTTAAGTTGATGTTAATTCTgtaaattagattataattgtttCTGTATAATTATGATTTCTGCTATGATTTAAATCTTAGACTTAGAAAACTAGGCATTTTGTTtacttgatttttttatttttttctatgaAGGATATAAAAATTATGAATCACTTAAGAGTAATTTCTATGTAACTCAAATCataaattaagccttaaataacaaaacaaacacaaaaaaaaaaacatcacaGTATATGTGTTTTTGGATCTGCTTCTTTAATACATGAAAGAATTTGACTATTGAGCTTGTATTTTATAGATGTATTTTGGACTAAGAAATTATTTCTGACAGGTTATAAAAAGGTTAATTCAATTGTTAGAGTATGGAGAGTGTAAAAAAACGCAAGAAGTACAAGAGGAGATTATGTCCGGTACTTAAACCTCACCGACCTATCTTAAATGATTATTCTGATGAAGATACAATTTCCCCGACAAGTCAACAATTGCCTACTTTAGGTGCAAATCAaggtaaaaatataatattttgaatcatttagcttttattttccTAGTACCATGTATGATATTATATATGTTAACTTTTGTTTCATAGAGGGATGGAGACAAATCTCAAGAGAAAAGAAGGTACAGAGTGCTGCTAACATTAATGAAGCAACTAGAAATGCAACTGCACGTACACCATCTTCTGTTGCATCAATGAACGGTACATTATATGCAAGTTAtgatttatttcttattcttgtATTTAATATGAATAAGCTATTTATAATATCTAGTAATCATTTTATTTTGTCAATTAAGATCTTAGAAATAAAAGGATTACAACGTCCAGTCCTCGTACACGTGCTACTTTCGATGATGAAGGTTTGCATTCTTCATTAAGCCGATCTACTCTCGGTATGACCACGgttattataattttcatttatcgagtttttttatataaatgttTTTTAGAATGTATAATAACTCTTTGTTCGTTATCTAATATTAGACAAAATGAGGCGTACTATAATCAACAATGCTGATAATGAAAATGTTGATGAGACAGATGCTTGTCACTTGCAAGGTTCTGACCATCCACAATCTGATAATCCCATTGATAATCATGAATCTGACTATCCTTGCCTATCAGATACGGAGATAAGCGCTGAAAATTCAGAAACTTTTCGAGGTTTGTTTCATTTATAACTTAACATCTTTTTTTAGCACTTTATACGAAAAATCAGAATATCTTCattctgttttttttaattaattagtgttgttacTTATTTTTTAGCGAGATCAGTTGGTAGGGGACCATACAAAGGGATGGAGCTCGACAAACTTACCAATGGAAGGAAAAACAAATTAGTTGTTTTCATTCCACCGGGCAGATATTTTAGACCAATTGGGAAGCATTCTAATAAATTATCGTCATGGTTAGGATACTGCGCTAGAATTTATAGACCTCCGACTGAGTCTTGGGATGAAATTGAAAAGAAGCACAGGTCCCGTTTGTGGGCTATGATTCAAGTAAATATTATTGTGTTGGAccgatttttatttattgtgtagaattgttaaattttattaaatatttaatgaaCCTACATATTGTACAGGACTATTTTGATGTTAGCACTGATAGCCCTGAAAAGTGGAAGAAACGTGAAGAGTTAGGAAAGGAGGAGCCCGATACGCCAGAAATGAAAAAAGCTAAATTTGAGTACTTCTGTTTCTTTCAGATGAAAACGGCATATCGCAGAtggaaatataaattacataaccAATATCGCATGTATAGTAATGATGAGGAACGCTTGAAACATGTTCCTAAAGAACTATCTGGAGATGCTTGGAAAGACATGCTTAAAGTTTTTGGAAGCGAGGATTTTCAGGTTAATATATAatgttttgtttaatttattagGTGATGGTTAGTATGTATTattgttaatttaattttaaatgaaTGCTTTCTTACACATTATTAATTTGTAGGAACAAAGTTATATTAATTCAACTAATCGTGCTTCTCAAATAGTGGTTTCTTCAACTGGTCTAACCCCTTTCGCACAAGTAGAGTATAAAATGGTAAATATATAGAGCAACtcttatcaattatttttaaagggTTTGACTAGTTCTATTTAAGATGATTATACTATTAATGTTGAAGATGGACGAGGAATTAGGCGAATTGCCAAAGGCTTCTGATGTGTGGAAGGCCACTCATGGAATTACAAATGACCAAGGACAAACTACATTCCATGATTCACAATCAAAAAGGATTTATGTAAGTAATAGAGTTTTTTAAGCAATTGCCTTGTTAGGATCCTGTCAAACTAGATTAACCTTTGTTTGATACGCTTATTTCATGTGTTTCTATTGATGTTGTGATTCTGATTTTAAATATAATCATAAAAGCTCTTTGCTTTTCTTGTACTTGGTTCAGATGCCTAAAATGTGCTTATGACATTTTCAGTTTCATGTGTTCTAGTTAGTTGAAAAAACTACAATAGTGACAAGTGTTATACAAATATTGTGGATTGGCATGTGGTTTTTTTGCATTTAGTTATTGGATGGATGAtcaatttgtgtaaaagtctgcATCAAAAAGCATAATGAAGAACTATTGTACTACTTTTATCATATGGGATGTGCAGGTTCTGAAATTTACATAATGCTGAAACTTATTTTCTTAAATCTAATTTCAAGTGAAATCTCTATTATGGTCTTATGATTGAGTTATTAGACAATTGGTGATTGATTGGTCCataatattatatatgtttGGTCTTCTTTTTTAGGTACTTGTTTGTGTTTCAGGCTGTTTCATATCTTTATAATTCGCTTATTAAATTTCACTTATGTTTTACATAATATAGGAAGATATGCAAAGGGTTGAGGATCAGCCGATAAATGATAATCAGTCTGTTCCCACATCAGATCATGTGCTACAACAGGTATTTGGAGTTAGATCAGGATATGTTCGTGGTAAAGGATTGGGATATAAAGCAATTACTAGAGGAATGATGTCTAATGGTaaaaatgatgaagttaatgcGCTTAAAAATGAGGTTGCAAGACTGACAGCTGAATTAAAGGCACACGAAGGGCATAGAAAGGCGCAAGATGAACATGAGGTGGAGCGACAACAGGTTTCTGAATCGTATTGCAGAAGGATGGAAATAATGTTAAAAGAAAATAGCTCAAGGAGTACACAGAATGCTTTGGTAAGTACTTAATTAAACACATTTGCTTTTGAACTATATAATAAACCATATTGTTAATTGGGTGTTTTTGTTCTTACAATTTTGTAGGAGGAAGAGATGCAAATGGACTTTTGAAGGTTGTCAATTGATGGATTCGTTAATTTTGAACTTGCTTGCTTTATTGATTAATATCACTAGTTTATTACTTTTCAACATTGATAGGGATGATGTTTTTGGTTTAGGATggatttttaaatgttttgatttcaatttACATAAGGTTTTAGAttctaaatttattaaatttcatAGTGGACTGATGAAAGTATCAGAAAGTTGTTTAGAGGTTGCATATCAATATTGTGCGAATAAGATTGTGTTGTGTTTGCTGAGGAAGCTGGCTTGGCAGCAAAGCTGCTGCTtacgataaaaaaaatgtgGGTGTAATcctgagctaaaatggaggtcAGCCGAGCTATTGAAATTGTCTGCTTTGAAACTTGCCATCCATTGTCTGCTTTGAAAAGCAAGCTGTTTGTACAAGTAGTGAAATATGCTAAGTAGCTTCACCTGTCAAGGCTGAATATCGCTAATCATTAGCTGAAAATTAGAGGCTTTGGTCTTCCCCATttcattaattgatttataagtcTCATCTATGGCCACTTAGCTCTTCTACACAATCTTGCATAGATCCTATTCCCTTGGTTTCATCCATGGCTCCTAGAGAGTTATAATACTGTTTGAAGTATAATTAAGTTGATTTTGTTGGCATGGACAGAGAGGCGACGGTATTTAGTTGTGGATAAGTAGTCGAGTTTTTATCGAACTGAACACCAAACCACTCAAAAGTTGTTCAACTTTGACATGCTTATACTCGGATTATCAGAAAATACACAAGCTCGAACTAAAAGTTGAACTCGGTTCGAGCCTAAATTCCTATTTACTAAAATTGTAATCAAGCTCGAGTTATTTATAaatgggataaggtgcaaaatatGCACCTAACGTTTACGGCCAGGAGaaaatttacccttaacgtcaATGATGCAATTATACTTTAACGTTGGCCgcgaagagcaattttacccttaacatt of the Euphorbia lathyris chromosome 7, ddEupLath1.1, whole genome shotgun sequence genome contains:
- the LOC136201388 gene encoding uncharacterized protein → MESVKKRKKYKRRLCPVLKPHRPILNDYSDEDTISPTSQQLPTLGANQEGWRQISREKKVQSAANINEATRNATARTPSSVASMNDLRNKRITTSSPRTRATFDDEGLHSSLSRSTLDKMRRTIINNADNENVDETDACHLQGSDHPQSDNPIDNHESDYPCLSDTEISAENSETFRARSVGRGPYKGMELDKLTNGRKNKLVVFIPPGRYFRPIGKHSNKLSSWLGYCARIYRPPTESWDEIEKKHRSRLWAMIQDYFDVSTDSPEKWKKREELGKEEPDTPEMKKAKFEYFCFFQMKTAYRRWKYKLHNQYRMYSNDEERLKHVPKELSGDAWKDMLKVFGSEDFQEQSYINSTNRASQIVVSSTGLTPFAQVEYKMMDEELGELPKASDVWKATHGITNDQGQTTFHDSQSKRIYEDMQRVEDQPINDNQSVPTSDHVLQQVFGVRSGYVRGKGLGYKAITRGMMSNGKNDEVNALKNEVARLTAELKAHEGHRKAQDEHEVERQQVSESYCRRMEIMLKENSSRSTQNALEEEMQMDF